A genome region from Ficedula albicollis isolate OC2 chromosome 23, FicAlb1.5, whole genome shotgun sequence includes the following:
- the GMEB1 gene encoding glucocorticoid modulatory element-binding protein 1 isoform X2 has protein sequence MNDPSSLETSEEIEIAYPITCGESKAILLWKKFVCPGINVKCVKFNDQLISPKHFVHLAGKSTLKDWKRAIRLGGIMLRKMMDSGQIDFYQHDKVCTNTCRSTKFDLLISSARAPVPGQQSVVQTPTSADGSITQIALSEESMEEGIEWNSALTAAVTMATEEGMKKDTDEISEDTLMFWKGIADVGLMEEVVCNIQKEIEEVLKGVQQRLGQSPFQITDAAVLNNVAHTFGLMDTIKKVLDNRKNQTEQGEEQFLYTLADLERQLEEQKKLARDQKAKSQTIQNVVLMPMSTPKPPKRPRLQRPASATILSPSTPIQQPQFTVISPIAIAPVGQQFSVGNIPVATLSQGSSPVTVHTLPSGSQLFRYATVVSSSKTSSSDTVTLHPSSSLALLSSAAVQDSGALANMAAVVSPVELVAMESGITSTIQAVEGTSDDGQTIIEIDPAPDPEADTDESEGKAVILETELRTEEKVVGDVEDHQHQVHNVEIVVLED, from the exons ATGAATG ACCCCAGCAGCCTTGAAACGAGTGAGGAAATTGAGATCGCATACCCCATCACCTGTGGGGAGAGCAAAGCTATCCTCCTCTGGAAGAAGTTTGTCTGTCCAGGAATTAACGTCAAGTGTGTGAAG TTCAATGACCAACTGATTAGCCCAAAGCACTTCGTCCACTTGGCTGGGAAGTCTACCCTGAAGGATTGGAAGAGAGCCATTCGCCTTGGAGGAATCATGCTAAG GAAGATGATGGATTCGGGGCAGATTGACTTCTACCAACATGACAAAGTTTGCACCAACACCTGTCGAAGCACCAAGTTTGATCTCCTGATTAGCAGCGCTAGAGCaccagtgccagggcagcagagtGTGGTGCAGACTCCAACCTCAGCTGATG GGAGCATCACCCAGATCGCACTGTCGGAGGAGAGTATGGAGGAGGGGATCGAGTGGAACTCGGCTCTgacagctgctgtcaccatgGCCACTGAGGAAGGCATGAAAAAAGACACAGATGAGATCTCAG AGGATACGCTTATGTTCTGGAAAGGAATAGCTGACGTGGGGCTGATGGAAGAGGTGGTGTGCAACATCCAGAAGGAGATAGAAGAAGTCCTAAAAGGTGTGCAGCAGCGGTTGGGTCAGTCTCCCTTCCAGATTACAG ATGCTGCAGTCCTGAACAATGTCGCCCATACATTTGGCTTAATGGACACAATCAAGAAGGTATTGGACAACAGGAAAAACCAGACAGAGCAAGGAGAGGAGCAGTTTCTTTACACACTGGCAG ACCTGGAGCGGCAGctggaagaacagaagaaacTTGCCAGGGACCAGAAGGCCAAGTCCCAAACCATCCAGAACGTGGTGCTGATGCCCATGAGCACTCCCAAGCCCCCCAAGAGACCCCGTCTGCAGCGCCCAGCCTCTGCCACCATCCTCAGCCCCTCCACTCCCATCCAGCAGCCTCAGTTCACTGTCATCTCCCCCATCGCCATCGCGCCCGTTGGACAACAGTTCTCTGTGGGCAACATCCCAGTGGCAACCCTCAGCCAAGGCTCCAGCCCGGTGACTGTTCATACCTTGCCGTCTGGCTCCCAGCTCTTCCGATATGCCACTGTGGTTTCATCCTCCAAGACCAGTTCCTCAGACACTGTTACCCTGCACCCgtcctccagcctggcactgctgagctcagcagccGTGCAGGATAGCGGGGCCCTGGCCAACATGGCGGCTGTGGTCAGCCCTGTGGAACTGGTGGCCATGGAGTCTGGCATTACTTCTACCATCCAAGCTGTGGAAGGCACCTCGGACGATGGGCAGACCATCATAGAGATCGACCCGGCACCAGATCCTGAGGCAGACACAGATGAATCAGAGGGCAAAGCTGTGATCCTGGAGACAGAGCTGAGGACTGAGGAGAAAGTGGTGGGAGATGTGGAAGACCATCAGCACCAGGTCCATAATGTGGAGATTGTGGTCTTGGAAGACTAG
- the GMEB1 gene encoding glucocorticoid modulatory element-binding protein 1 isoform X1 produces MANAEVSVPVGDVVVVPSDGNEGENPEDTKTQVILQLQPVQQGIYQEGSEASAAVVAVETHTIHKLEEGIDPSSLETSEEIEIAYPITCGESKAILLWKKFVCPGINVKCVKFNDQLISPKHFVHLAGKSTLKDWKRAIRLGGIMLRKMMDSGQIDFYQHDKVCTNTCRSTKFDLLISSARAPVPGQQSVVQTPTSADGSITQIALSEESMEEGIEWNSALTAAVTMATEEGMKKDTDEISEDTLMFWKGIADVGLMEEVVCNIQKEIEEVLKGVQQRLGQSPFQITDAAVLNNVAHTFGLMDTIKKVLDNRKNQTEQGEEQFLYTLADLERQLEEQKKLARDQKAKSQTIQNVVLMPMSTPKPPKRPRLQRPASATILSPSTPIQQPQFTVISPIAIAPVGQQFSVGNIPVATLSQGSSPVTVHTLPSGSQLFRYATVVSSSKTSSSDTVTLHPSSSLALLSSAAVQDSGALANMAAVVSPVELVAMESGITSTIQAVEGTSDDGQTIIEIDPAPDPEADTDESEGKAVILETELRTEEKVVGDVEDHQHQVHNVEIVVLED; encoded by the exons ATGGCGAATGCTGAGGTGAGCGTCCCTGTGGGCGATGTGGTGGTTGTACCAAGTGACGGGAATGAAGGGGAGAATCCGGAGGATACCAAAACCCAAGTGATCTTGCAGCTCCAGCCGGTGCAGCAAGG GATTTACCAAGAGGGCTCTGAGGCCAGCGCTGCTGTGGTGGCCGTTGAAACCCATACCATTCACAAGCTGGAAGAAGGGATTG ACCCCAGCAGCCTTGAAACGAGTGAGGAAATTGAGATCGCATACCCCATCACCTGTGGGGAGAGCAAAGCTATCCTCCTCTGGAAGAAGTTTGTCTGTCCAGGAATTAACGTCAAGTGTGTGAAG TTCAATGACCAACTGATTAGCCCAAAGCACTTCGTCCACTTGGCTGGGAAGTCTACCCTGAAGGATTGGAAGAGAGCCATTCGCCTTGGAGGAATCATGCTAAG GAAGATGATGGATTCGGGGCAGATTGACTTCTACCAACATGACAAAGTTTGCACCAACACCTGTCGAAGCACCAAGTTTGATCTCCTGATTAGCAGCGCTAGAGCaccagtgccagggcagcagagtGTGGTGCAGACTCCAACCTCAGCTGATG GGAGCATCACCCAGATCGCACTGTCGGAGGAGAGTATGGAGGAGGGGATCGAGTGGAACTCGGCTCTgacagctgctgtcaccatgGCCACTGAGGAAGGCATGAAAAAAGACACAGATGAGATCTCAG AGGATACGCTTATGTTCTGGAAAGGAATAGCTGACGTGGGGCTGATGGAAGAGGTGGTGTGCAACATCCAGAAGGAGATAGAAGAAGTCCTAAAAGGTGTGCAGCAGCGGTTGGGTCAGTCTCCCTTCCAGATTACAG ATGCTGCAGTCCTGAACAATGTCGCCCATACATTTGGCTTAATGGACACAATCAAGAAGGTATTGGACAACAGGAAAAACCAGACAGAGCAAGGAGAGGAGCAGTTTCTTTACACACTGGCAG ACCTGGAGCGGCAGctggaagaacagaagaaacTTGCCAGGGACCAGAAGGCCAAGTCCCAAACCATCCAGAACGTGGTGCTGATGCCCATGAGCACTCCCAAGCCCCCCAAGAGACCCCGTCTGCAGCGCCCAGCCTCTGCCACCATCCTCAGCCCCTCCACTCCCATCCAGCAGCCTCAGTTCACTGTCATCTCCCCCATCGCCATCGCGCCCGTTGGACAACAGTTCTCTGTGGGCAACATCCCAGTGGCAACCCTCAGCCAAGGCTCCAGCCCGGTGACTGTTCATACCTTGCCGTCTGGCTCCCAGCTCTTCCGATATGCCACTGTGGTTTCATCCTCCAAGACCAGTTCCTCAGACACTGTTACCCTGCACCCgtcctccagcctggcactgctgagctcagcagccGTGCAGGATAGCGGGGCCCTGGCCAACATGGCGGCTGTGGTCAGCCCTGTGGAACTGGTGGCCATGGAGTCTGGCATTACTTCTACCATCCAAGCTGTGGAAGGCACCTCGGACGATGGGCAGACCATCATAGAGATCGACCCGGCACCAGATCCTGAGGCAGACACAGATGAATCAGAGGGCAAAGCTGTGATCCTGGAGACAGAGCTGAGGACTGAGGAGAAAGTGGTGGGAGATGTGGAAGACCATCAGCACCAGGTCCATAATGTGGAGATTGTGGTCTTGGAAGACTAG
- the LOC101813582 gene encoding discoidin, CUB and LCCL domain-containing protein 1-like isoform X1 produces the protein MRAGGRAAPGALALALVRRCLLLGPLGLRSTGAQDGNGCGHTLLTPHSGTLSSKNYPGTYPNHTMCCWQLQAPPGTSLLLAFGDVDLEPSEHCALSSLLLTDPQTGTAYGPYCRNSVPSAPLLVTNSSTVTILFNSTSHRSGRGLLLSYATSQHPDLVSCLVRGTHYTQEHVSVYCPAGCKDIHGDIWGNPSQGYRDTSVLCKAAVHAGVIADELGGQVTLSREKGITLYESAFANGLRSKRGSLSEKRLIFHKACDDVLEVVTFNASSWWHEVGMLGQDRDWVAERAALSTTGHSWAAEPDAKAAWLELDLGIRRNVTGIITKGSSEQHNYYVTSYHVSSSRDGKNWRPYRGSSGQEEKVFEGNADSQGEVSNAFIPPIVARYIRVTPQSWHQHVALKVALVGCQVARVRAPRPYVPSVPKEDLEPTSHPASHTPIPGIAVDPEKADSTLLVMLLIGGFVLFCSCLLLLAFLCHRKRKSAAELNCGITKGYPKLESSQVCSLQSLSASSLASFPMAPMPGDLSRTHSPEYAEPDLVQVSPCSPTGASTFKPLLEEGYTLPLVLSHYDVPGKHHEYAEPLPPEPEYAMPFSELEPAGKHHSTCSITGPAGCSLVQYQTPNLRPRELPARVEQTGSPCSEGSHGWPRDCLLAHVYHEAL, from the exons ATGCGGGCGGGCGGCAGGGCAGCCCCGGGGGCGCTGGCTCTGGCGCTGGTCCGCCGCTGCCTCCTGCTCGGCCCTCTGGGGCTGCGCTCGACCGGCGCACAGGACG GAAACGGCTGTGGCCACACGCTGCTGACACCCCACAGTGGCACCCTGAGCTCCAAGAACTACCCAGGCACATATCCCAACCACAccatgtgctgctggcagctccaagCCCCCCCAGGCACATCTCTCCTCCTGGCATTCGGGGATGTGGATCTGGAGCCCTCCGAGCACTGTGCCctcagctccttgctgctcACTGACCCCCAGACCGGCACTGCCTATG GGCCCTACTGCAGGAACTCCGTCCCTTCTGCCCCACTCCTGGTGACAAACTCCAGCACTGTGACCATCCTGTTCAACAGCACCAGCCATCGTTCAGGACGAGGCCTTCTCCTGTCCTATGCCACCTCGCAGCACCCAG ACCTGGTCTCCTGCCTGGTTCGAGGCACCCACTACACCCAGGAGCATGTCAG TGTGTACTGCCCTGCAGGCTGCAAGGACATCCATGGGGACATCTGGGGCAACCCAAGCCAGGGCTACCGGGAT ACATCAGTGCTATGCAAGGCAGCCGTGCATGCCGGGGTGATTGCAGATGAGCTGGGCGGGCAGGTCACCCTGTCCCGGGAGAAGGGGATCACGCTCTATGAGTCGGCCTTTGCCAACGGGCTCCGCTCCAAAAG GGGATCTCTCTCCGAGAAGCGACTCATATTCcacaaag cctgtgatGATGTGCTGGAGGTGGTGACCTTCAATGCCTCGTCCTGGTGGCACGAGGTGGGCATGCTGGGCCAGGACCGAGACTGGGTGGCTGAACGGGCAGCGCTCAGCACCACCGGCCACTCCTGGGCGGCCGAACCTGACGCCAAGGCTGCCTGGCTGGAGCTCGACCTGGGCATCCGAAGGAATGTCACAG GCATCATCACAAAGGgctcctctgagcagcacaACTACTACGTGACATCCTACCATGTCTCCTCTAGCCGTGATGGGAAGAATTGGAGACCCTACAGAGGCAGCAGTGGCCAGGAGGAGAAG GTGTTTGAAGGAAATGCTGACAGCCAGGGGGAGGTCTCCAACGCCTTTATCCCCCCCATCGTCGCCCGCTACATCCGTGTCACAccacagagctggcaccagcacGTAGCCCTGAAGGTGGCCCTGGTGGGCTGCCAGGTGGCACGGGTCCGTGCGCCCCGTCCCTACG TGCCCAGTGTTCCCAAGGAGGACCTTGAACCCACCAGCCACCCAGCCAGCCACACCCCCATACCTGGCATCGCCGTGGACCCGGAGAAGGCAG aCTCCACACTGCTGGTGATGCTGCTCATTGGTGGTTTTGTGctcttctgctcctgcctcctgctcctggctttcCTCTGCCACAGGAAGAG GAAATCAGCAGCGGAGCTGAACTGTGGGATCACAAAAG ggtACCCCAAGCTGGAGTCGAGCCAggtctgctccctgcagagcctgtcaGCCTCCAGCCTGGCTTCCTTCCCCATGGCCCCCATGCCAGGGGACCTCAGCCGGACTCATTCGCCAG AGTACGCTGAGCCAGACCTGGTGCAGGTGAGCCCCTGCAGCCCGACAGGTGCCTCCACCTTCAAGCCACTCCTGGAAGAGGGCTATACTCTGCCGCTGGTCCTGAGCCACTACGATGTCCCAGGAAAGCACCATGAATATGCAGAGCCACTGCCGCCAGAGCCTGAGTACGCCATGCCGTTCAGTGAGCTGGAGCCTGCCGGGAAGCaccacagcacctgcagcatcACAGGGCCTGCTGGGTGCTCCCTGGTGCAGTACCAGACCCCTAACCTGCGACCCAGGGAGCTACCAGCTAGGGTGGAGCAGACTGGCAGCCCGTGTTCTGAGGGGTCTCACGGGTGGCCTAGGGACTGTCTTCTTGCACATGTGTACCATGAAGCTTTGTGa
- the LOC101813582 gene encoding discoidin, CUB and LCCL domain-containing protein 1-like isoform X2 codes for MRAGGRAAPGALALALVRRCLLLGPLGLRSTGAQDGNGCGHTLLTPHSGTLSSKNYPGTYPNHTMCCWQLQAPPGTSLLLAFGDVDLEPSEHCALSSLLLTDPQTGTAYGPYCRNSVPSAPLLVTNSSTVTILFNSTSHRSGRGLLLSYATSQHPDLVSCLVRGTHYTQEHVRGSLSEKRLIFHKACDDVLEVVTFNASSWWHEVGMLGQDRDWVAERAALSTTGHSWAAEPDAKAAWLELDLGIRRNVTGIITKGSSEQHNYYVTSYHVSSSRDGKNWRPYRGSSGQEEKVFEGNADSQGEVSNAFIPPIVARYIRVTPQSWHQHVALKVALVGCQVARVRAPRPYVPSVPKEDLEPTSHPASHTPIPGIAVDPEKADSTLLVMLLIGGFVLFCSCLLLLAFLCHRKRKSAAELNCGITKGYPKLESSQVCSLQSLSASSLASFPMAPMPGDLSRTHSPEYAEPDLVQVSPCSPTGASTFKPLLEEGYTLPLVLSHYDVPGKHHEYAEPLPPEPEYAMPFSELEPAGKHHSTCSITGPAGCSLVQYQTPNLRPRELPARVEQTGSPCSEGSHGWPRDCLLAHVYHEAL; via the exons ATGCGGGCGGGCGGCAGGGCAGCCCCGGGGGCGCTGGCTCTGGCGCTGGTCCGCCGCTGCCTCCTGCTCGGCCCTCTGGGGCTGCGCTCGACCGGCGCACAGGACG GAAACGGCTGTGGCCACACGCTGCTGACACCCCACAGTGGCACCCTGAGCTCCAAGAACTACCCAGGCACATATCCCAACCACAccatgtgctgctggcagctccaagCCCCCCCAGGCACATCTCTCCTCCTGGCATTCGGGGATGTGGATCTGGAGCCCTCCGAGCACTGTGCCctcagctccttgctgctcACTGACCCCCAGACCGGCACTGCCTATG GGCCCTACTGCAGGAACTCCGTCCCTTCTGCCCCACTCCTGGTGACAAACTCCAGCACTGTGACCATCCTGTTCAACAGCACCAGCCATCGTTCAGGACGAGGCCTTCTCCTGTCCTATGCCACCTCGCAGCACCCAG ACCTGGTCTCCTGCCTGGTTCGAGGCACCCACTACACCCAGGAGCATGTCAG GGGATCTCTCTCCGAGAAGCGACTCATATTCcacaaag cctgtgatGATGTGCTGGAGGTGGTGACCTTCAATGCCTCGTCCTGGTGGCACGAGGTGGGCATGCTGGGCCAGGACCGAGACTGGGTGGCTGAACGGGCAGCGCTCAGCACCACCGGCCACTCCTGGGCGGCCGAACCTGACGCCAAGGCTGCCTGGCTGGAGCTCGACCTGGGCATCCGAAGGAATGTCACAG GCATCATCACAAAGGgctcctctgagcagcacaACTACTACGTGACATCCTACCATGTCTCCTCTAGCCGTGATGGGAAGAATTGGAGACCCTACAGAGGCAGCAGTGGCCAGGAGGAGAAG GTGTTTGAAGGAAATGCTGACAGCCAGGGGGAGGTCTCCAACGCCTTTATCCCCCCCATCGTCGCCCGCTACATCCGTGTCACAccacagagctggcaccagcacGTAGCCCTGAAGGTGGCCCTGGTGGGCTGCCAGGTGGCACGGGTCCGTGCGCCCCGTCCCTACG TGCCCAGTGTTCCCAAGGAGGACCTTGAACCCACCAGCCACCCAGCCAGCCACACCCCCATACCTGGCATCGCCGTGGACCCGGAGAAGGCAG aCTCCACACTGCTGGTGATGCTGCTCATTGGTGGTTTTGTGctcttctgctcctgcctcctgctcctggctttcCTCTGCCACAGGAAGAG GAAATCAGCAGCGGAGCTGAACTGTGGGATCACAAAAG ggtACCCCAAGCTGGAGTCGAGCCAggtctgctccctgcagagcctgtcaGCCTCCAGCCTGGCTTCCTTCCCCATGGCCCCCATGCCAGGGGACCTCAGCCGGACTCATTCGCCAG AGTACGCTGAGCCAGACCTGGTGCAGGTGAGCCCCTGCAGCCCGACAGGTGCCTCCACCTTCAAGCCACTCCTGGAAGAGGGCTATACTCTGCCGCTGGTCCTGAGCCACTACGATGTCCCAGGAAAGCACCATGAATATGCAGAGCCACTGCCGCCAGAGCCTGAGTACGCCATGCCGTTCAGTGAGCTGGAGCCTGCCGGGAAGCaccacagcacctgcagcatcACAGGGCCTGCTGGGTGCTCCCTGGTGCAGTACCAGACCCCTAACCTGCGACCCAGGGAGCTACCAGCTAGGGTGGAGCAGACTGGCAGCCCGTGTTCTGAGGGGTCTCACGGGTGGCCTAGGGACTGTCTTCTTGCACATGTGTACCATGAAGCTTTGTGa
- the TAF12 gene encoding transcription initiation factor TFIID subunit 12 isoform X2, translating into MFWKGCGAVASLLTGLIAVVDVIKDLDTQIALIGLDPHNLKNKQNLDKLYDLKAKAQQIMNQFGPSTLINLSNFSSIKPEPASTPPQSSMANSTTVAKMPGTPSGGGRLSPESNQVLTKKKLQDLVREVDPNEQLDEDVEEMLLQIADDFIESVVTAACQLARHRKSNTLEVKDVQLHLERQWNMWIPGFGSEEIRPYKKACTTEAHKQRMALIRKTTKK; encoded by the exons ATGTTCTGGAAAGGGTGTGGGGCTGTGGCTTCTCTACTCACTGGGCTCATAGCAGTTGTTGATGTAATTAAAGATCTAGACACTCAGATAGCT tTGATTGGATTGGATCCCCACAACCTCAAGAATAAGCAGAACCTAGACAAGCTTTATGATCTAAAAGCTAAAGCCCAACAGATTATGAACCAGTTTGGCCCTTCTACCTTGATCAACCTCTCCAACTTCTCCTCAATCAAGCCAGAACCAGCCAGCACCCCCCCGCAGAGTTCCATGGCCAACAGCACCACTGTGGCAAAGATGCCAGGAACACCCAGTGGAGGAGGGCGACTCAGTCCTGAAAGCAACCAG GTTTTAACCAAGAAGAAATTGCAGGACCTGGTGCGTGAGGTGGATCCAAATGAGCAGCTGGATGAAGATGTGGAAGAA ATGCTGCTACAGATCGCTGATGACTTCATTGAGAGTGTGGTGACAGCCGCCTGTCAGCTAGCGCGGCACCGCAAGTCCAACACCCTGGAAGTGAAAGATGTCCAGTTGCACCTCG AGCGCCAGTGGAACATGTGGATCCCGGGCTTTGGTTCTGAAGAAATCAGGCCCTACAAAAAAGCCTGCACTACAGAAGCTCACAAACAG AGAATGGCACTGATCCGCAAAACTACCAAGAAATAG
- the TAF12 gene encoding transcription initiation factor TFIID subunit 12 isoform X1 — translation MNQFGPSTLINLSNFSSIKPEPASTPPQSSMANSTTVAKMPGTPSGGGRLSPESNQVLTKKKLQDLVREVDPNEQLDEDVEEMLLQIADDFIESVVTAACQLARHRKSNTLEVKDVQLHLERQWNMWIPGFGSEEIRPYKKACTTEAHKQRMALIRKTTKK, via the exons ATGAACCAGTTTGGCCCTTCTACCTTGATCAACCTCTCCAACTTCTCCTCAATCAAGCCAGAACCAGCCAGCACCCCCCCGCAGAGTTCCATGGCCAACAGCACCACTGTGGCAAAGATGCCAGGAACACCCAGTGGAGGAGGGCGACTCAGTCCTGAAAGCAACCAG GTTTTAACCAAGAAGAAATTGCAGGACCTGGTGCGTGAGGTGGATCCAAATGAGCAGCTGGATGAAGATGTGGAAGAA ATGCTGCTACAGATCGCTGATGACTTCATTGAGAGTGTGGTGACAGCCGCCTGTCAGCTAGCGCGGCACCGCAAGTCCAACACCCTGGAAGTGAAAGATGTCCAGTTGCACCTCG AGCGCCAGTGGAACATGTGGATCCCGGGCTTTGGTTCTGAAGAAATCAGGCCCTACAAAAAAGCCTGCACTACAGAAGCTCACAAACAG AGAATGGCACTGATCCGCAAAACTACCAAGAAATAG
- the LOC101812925 gene encoding ras-related protein Rab-39B-like — MEPQWQYQFRVIMLGDSTVGKSSLLRRYTEGVFLDTVNQTVGVDFYVQFVELEPGLRVKLQFWDTAGQERFRSVTRSYYRNSAGGMLLFDLTNHASFESIRRWHQEVTDTIQPFRMVFLLVGHKSDMAGQRQVGQREAEKLAASLGVQYVETSAKDASNVVQAFQMLTVAIYEALQTGWLVATEAWDGVKSSVPLPVLPKAQAVEKEKQKRCSC; from the exons ATGGAGCCACAGTGGCAGTACCAGTTCCGAGTGATCATGCTGGGGGACTCGACAGTGGGGAAATCCTCTCTGCTGCGGCGCTACACTGAGGGTGTCTTCCTGGACACTGTCAACCAGACGGTGGGGGTGGACTTCTACGTCCAATTTGtggagctggagccagggctgcgagtgaagctgcagttctgggacacagctgggcaggagaggtTCAG GTCAGTGACTCGCTCCTACTACCGCAACTCGGCCGGGGGGATGCTGCTCTTCGACCTCACCAACCACGCGTCCTTTGAGAGCATCCGGCGCTGGCACCAGGAGGTGACTGACACCATCCAGCCCTTCCGCATGGTCTTCCTGCTCGTGGGACACAAGAGTGACATGGCTGGGCAGCGCCAGGTGGGCCAGAGGGAGGCGGAGAAGTTGGCAGCCTCACTGGGTGTCCAGTACGTGGAGACCTCAGCCAAGGACGCTTCCAATGTGGTCCAGGCCTTCCAGATGCTGACAGTGGCCATTTACGAAGCACTGCAGACAGGATGGTTGGTGGCCACCGAGGCATGGGATGGGGTGAAGAGCAGTGTTCCACTGCCAGTCCTGCCCAAGGCTCAGgcagtggagaaggagaagcagaagagatgCTCGTGCTAG
- the LOC101814055 gene encoding ras-related protein Rab-39A, with protein sequence METVRDSPQDPNPEGHFQFRIIVLRDAAVGKSSLLHCFADGLGGGPDGAATPGSTTGVEFYSRSILMPPTGKAKLQLWDMAGQEQFRSITRLFYRSAAGVLLVFDLTNRVSFEHVTEWYCEAARDQPPAFVLVGHKCDLVAERTVSAEEARHLTATLGMAFVETSACSNLSVELAFQTLAGGIQLAFGQGILAPHQGCDGTRLIPNQSHRQPLAGRVPQERCRC encoded by the exons ATGGAGACAGTGAGAGACTCCCCCCAGGATCCCAACCCCGAGGGACACTTCCAGTTCCGCATCATCGTGCTGAGAGATGCAGCTGTGGGCAAGTCCTCGCTGCTGCACTGCTTCGCTGATGGGCTGGGTGGGGGTCCTGATGGGGCAGCCACCCCTGGCTCCACCACTGGTGTCGAGTTCTACAGCCGGAGTATCCTGATGCCGCCCACTGGCAAGGCCAAGCTGCAACTCTGGGACATGGCTGGCCAGGAACAGTTCAG ATCCATCACCAGGTTGTTCTACCGGAGTGCAGcgggggtgctgctggtgttcGACCTCACCAACCGGGTGTCTTTCGAGCACGTCACTGAGTGGTACTGTGAGGCTGCAAGGGACCAGCCACCTGCCTTTGTCCTGGTGGGACACAAGTGTGATCTGGTGGCTGAGAGAACCGTGTCAGCAGAGGAAGCCAGGCACCTCACCGCCACCCTGGGCATGGCCTTTGTAGAGACCTCAGCCTGCAGCAACCTCAGCGTGGAGCTGGCTTTCCAAACACTGGCTGGGGGTATCCAGCTGGCGTTTGGCCAGGGGATCCTTGCCCCACACCAGGGATGTGATGGCACCAGGCTCATCCCCAACCAGAGTCATcgccagcccctggcagggagggtgCCCCAGGAGCGCTGCCGGTGCTGA